Proteins encoded in a region of the Salvelinus sp. IW2-2015 linkage group LG27, ASM291031v2, whole genome shotgun sequence genome:
- the penkb gene encoding proenkephalin b encodes MAVSMRSFWTLALSACLVLTVSADCGADCAYCIHHLQLQQTDINSFTCTLECEGALSTKKSWELCEDVLQARNGDSPTEGDKPTTETSKLDNNDPHQLVKKYGGFMKRYGGFMKKTAELYGPEPDDVDHGREILFKRYGGFMKKSGEPEDTLSLLRELVRNVDGGVEKRYGGFLRSTRQSSDLENGIQELQKRYGGFMRRVGRPEWREEQKRYGGFLNKRAWGEEEEDEMEKERVELEDVPDVVEKRYGGFLGY; translated from the exons ATGGCGGTATCAATGCGTTCCTTCTGGACGCTGGCTTTAAGCGCGTGCCTTGTGTTGACGGTGAGTGCGGACTGCGGAGCAGACTGCGCATATTGTATTCACCACCTACAACTTCAACAGACAGACATCAACTCTTTC ACATGTACGTTAGAGTGTGAAGGAGCTCTCAGCACCAAGAAGTCCTGGGAACTGTGTGAGGATGTCCTGCAGGCTAGAAATGGCGACAGTCCAACAGAGGGAGACAAGCCTACCACAGAGACCTCCAAGCTGGACAACAATGACCCACATCAACTAGTAAAGAAGTATGGCGGCTTCATGAAACGCTACGGGGGATTCATGAAGAAAACAGCAGAACTGTACGGTCCTGAACCCGACGATGTCGACCACGGCAGGGAGATCCTGTTCAAACGCTACGGTGGGTTCATGAAGAAGAGTGGCGAGCCAGAAGACACACTGAGTCTGCTCCGGGAACTGGTGAGGAACGTGGATGGCGGCGTGGAGAAACGCTACGGAGGCTTTCTGAGGAGCACCAGACAAAGCTCTGACTTGGAGAACGGTATCCAAGAGCTGCAGAAGCGCTACGGCGGCTTCATGAGGAGGGTGGGCAGGCCCGAGTGGAGGGAGGAGCAGAAACGCTATGGAGGCTTCCTCAACAAGCGAGCctggggggaggaagaggaggacgagatGGAAAAGGAACGCGTCGAGTTGGAAGATGTTCCTGATGTGGTAGAGAAGAGATATGGAGGATTCCTGGGATACTGA